tcaatctttcagttacaatgtaaaccggtatgatatttGCATActaataacggtatataaaagttttaaataaaataaatttttaaataaataaataaaaatgttaaatgttaaatagtttgtacaaaatcactaatctcagcaaccacttaaccgattgcgttcaaatttggacacaagtttcacctcacatacgtCAAGGATCTTCcatacttacattacatatatgtcacaccgggggctggtaaaaaagttttaaaatttggttccacaaaacagcgacatctggtagTCGTAAGCAGAAGCTCTTAcgccttgcacaaacgctcacaccccacatacacgtgaccaatgtttgcgattcacacaccctccgaacagacacaaatccaccctcctcacacccccccctcccgcacacatgccaattgtacttatttcacacaccctccaaaaacacactaaaaaccaataaatatcagcatgctacaccgggaggccactcacataacacatgtttgcaattcccacaccctacgaaatCACACACAGCAATTCGGGCTGCTTTAGCGGGGGGGATCAACACTGCTCCGgtacacatcgcatacactacggccgttggctgccagcaatcaaaatggcgccgacggctctttcccttactagggCACTCGGGAACACCaatagcggcagtagcccatgtgacatagtaagggagaaggcccgtcgacgccattttctgaactggcaaccaGCGCACCTTCGTCCTTACTATCACTCTTCAACAAACAATCTCCACCACAAAACTCGAATTCTCTCTCTTCAAGTCAGAACTCTACAAATAGGCCTCATATATGCCACACCAGGAACGCTGGAGTCGAACCCATCACCTTTCATAGAGCTGATAGCTAAGTACATCAACTCAGACAAACCAACAAtaatactgggagacttcaacttgcaCGTTGACTCACACCCCCAATCCACTAACTGCGAAACAGTACTTACCGCGCTCAGCCACTTGGGTTTTACACAAATCGTCAAAGATCCCACACACAAGGGCGGACATACGTTGGACCTCATATTCATAAACGATAGCTTCTCCATACACACCTATCCGTCCTGTTCACTAGTTCCCTGGTCCGACCACAGAATCATATCAACGACTCTCAAAAAAGAAACCCTCCCACCACAATCTTCCACCATAACCACAATACATCTTAGAAAACCATGCCCACTGGACCTACTCAACGAGATCTGCTCCAAAGAACTAAACCAGCTTGACCTGTCTGACGCCACTACAGCCACCACGTCATGGATCAAAGCCACCAAAAAAATTGCAGACCAAATTTGCCCAATCACCACCAAAACTATACAACCCACActagacaacagaaaaccgtggtttACCCCAGAACTTAAAACTCTAAAGCAAAATCtacgaaataaagaacaaagctggagaaaaaaccccacCATCGCACTTCACACATCCTATGAAACCACTCtaaacacctacagaaacgccatcCATAAAGCCAAGAAAGATTTCTATTCAAAAAGGATCCACAATTTCATCTTCGACCCAAAGGCACTCTTCTCATACGTCTCATCACTCACCAAACCACCTCCGCTATCCATTCCAGATCACCAAGCTCTCgacaaagccaacgaactcgccAACTACTTCAAGGAAAAAATCACCAACCTCACCGGCTCCTTTACCACCCTGAACTACACACCCAACCTCCCAAGCAAATCTCAGCCTCAACAGAAGTTCAGCCTCGAATACTTCGAACCCACCTCGACACTGGAGATAGAAAACACccttaagaaaataaaaccatcctctcacccatcagacccaataccaacaaaCCTACTCACCGCCATACCAAACACTATCACACAACCAATAGCGAAAATCATTAACACCTCTCTAACTCAAGGCATAGTCCCCAAGCAGCTGAAACTAGCAatcctcaaaccccttctgaaaaaaCCTAACGCCTCACCGatggacccagctaacttccagCCCATCGCAAACCTTCCTCTGATAgctaaactgatggaaaaagcagtaaacaaacaactatcagaatacctcgaagaaaACAATATTCTCGCTCCAGCCCAGTacggcttttgaaaatcacgaaacacagaatctcttctgctctctctcacagactcaCTCCTACTAAACCTTGAGAAAAAACAATCACACCTACTGATACTTCTAGATCTATCCTcagctttcgatacggtaaaccaCACAATACTCATAAACCAATTAGCAAACATAGGTATCGGAGgtacagctctcaactggtttaagtccttcttgtgtaacagattctacaaagtcaggataaacacaaAGAATCTCAGCCAATCCTGTCAGACCAAGGGGTacctcaaggctcatcactctcaccaacactcttcaatgtatacctcctccccctttgccattTACTCTCCAACCTCAATCTCACCTACTACCtctttgcggatgacattcagatacttatCCCTATCACCGAATCTCTTCAAAGAACCATCACCCATTGGAAAGACTGCCTACAATcaatcaaaaacctactctccagcctaaacctagtcctgaatgccaacaaaacagagatgctaaTTATCTCTCACGACGCCATGATTAACACAACATTCCCTACACCATCCTCCACATTAAACATGGAGTTCGCCACAGATGTCAGAGACCTAGGAATATGGTtggacaaccaactaaacctaaaaaaatttataaacaacaccactaaggactgcttttataaactacaagtcctcaaaaagctaaaacctcttcttcacttcagcgaCCTCCGACTAGTATTGCAATCCATCATCTtaacaaaactcgactactgcaactccatccttcTTGGACTCCCCGCtagcaccatcaaaccccttcagatggtccagaacgccgctgccagaatactcacgaACACCAataagagagatcatatcacccctgtcctatgcagtctacactggctacccatcaaatacaggattcagttcaaaacactcaccatcattcacaaagctaTAAACAACATCGCGCCCATCACATTAAAGACACAACTTCGAgcccacacatcttccagacccatcagaagcgcttacaaaggttCTCTGTATGCACCACCAGCAAAAACACtattaagaaaaagagcactatcaACAGCAGGTCCTCACCAATGGAACGCACttccaccagacctacgccttgaacccaGACTACCCGAGtttaaaaaacaactaaaaacttggctctttagacAAGCGTTTCCAGACTCATAATGTAACCAGGCTTCCCGACCCCTTCCTTTACCCTCCACTCCCTCACTAACTGTTTCCAACTTATTGTGAAGCCTCTTACTTTGTTCTATTTATTtgactatttatttgtttattctgTTTATCTGTTCTGTTTATTTAACTATTTAAGCCTTGTTTAACTGTTTCAATGcttcaatgtaaaatgtaaaagttCTAATGCTATGTAATGGAAAGTATATCTAATTGTTTTAATGTTAaaactgttacaatgtaaaaagcCCCGGCCAAACAAGTCTCGGGCGAGTTcccgttctctgtaaaccggtctgatttgtatctaatacaggaattccggtatagaaaaataataaataaataaataaataaataaataaatctgagcgagacgaccgctcccattgctccatcTCTAGGGCCCtgcgccaatacttccatgccagAACTAACGCCCTCTCCACTaactaccatttttgaaaggtatcgtcgggcctgcaggggggggggggggggcgtggggatgttcttgcgtccatgttcgggggggggggggggggaggaggccaggaggcagttccgagattctgcaactcttgtgggttagtctatttcgctggtatggggggggggggaaggagggtgggggaggattaTATAAACACAATGTTTATGTGGGGAATACTTTGGGTTGCAAAGGGgaagggcacacacaaacacatacacaaaatgtgcaccatctccgaaaggtaacaaaacagccctcaccagctggggagtcactgaggtgacagtgaggggaggaagaatgaggaggaaggtaactgtcaggggaggaagTATGAgcggagaggtgagtgtgaggggacagagttggagtggggacaggggagggaagcgGGGGTGGAGTGAacaagggggaagaggatgagtgactgagctaaatgagcaaggggaaggggcagggagggaaaagaatctgactcagccactgcaacgcgtggcaggggtccTCTAGTAATTTATAAATCACTCAGTATCAGTAGTGCTATTaaggggtagtggctggctagtggctggctactagccacgccagtgagccactagtcagattactagtcacacagtagaggtgtgaatcgtgtgatcgatcgtcttaacgatcgattttggctggggggagagaaatcttatcgtcgtgttttttttttaaaaataattaaaaatcgtaaatcgggggagggcgggaaaaccgtcacaccaaaaaaaccctaaaacccaccccgaacctttaaaacaaatcccccaacctcccgaaccccccaaaatttttttaaattacctggggtccagtgggggggtcccggcgcgatctcccgctctcgggccacggctgcgttaaaagaaatggcgccggtggccctttgtccttaccatatgacagggcaaaggtagcgccggcgccattttggttcctgtcacccgacgtcacgagtgcaggagattgcccccggacccccgctggatccccagggacttttggccagcttgggggggcctcctgacccccacaagacttgccaaaagtccagcgggggtccgggagcgacctcctgcacgcgggccatattgccaatattcgaaatggtgccagcgctacttttgccctcactatgaaaGGTGAGCTGAGTACCCAAAGAGGGGAGACAACATGGAGGATTCATTGCAGCTCCCTGTGTCGAGGAAGGAGAGGACTGGGTGTGgctgagagactgaagagagaggaaagccCTGCCTGCCTGGTATCTGTCAGCTGGCAAAGTGTCCAGGAGACTGATGAGCGTGAAGTCCTACCTTGGTACCAGAAACCCTGCCCCAAAGCCTGTGACAGTCCAGAGCAGAGAGACACCTCTTAGCCACCCAGTACCCAAACCCAGGAACCAAGGCTGTCACTCAAGACAATCCCTGAGATCTCGAACCAGAGACAACTCTAGAGGTAAATAGGGGGATTCTCCTGAATTTATTGGGGATAGTAAGTTAGCTACCAAtcttaatatatattatataggctaaggtttatggcacagTTAAAGCCACTAATGATTTAGATCTTTCTTCAGTATAAACTGGTGCTTAGTAAGAAGGATGTTATAGATATATACTGTTTATATTTTTCTAGATGCTAAGTCTTCAAAGTCTGACAAATAAAGGTCACATAGTCATTCCTGAATGATTCAGATTGTGTGAGTGTGAATAAGAAGTAATAAGGAAGAACTGTCTGCGTCACTGCTGCCCCAATAGATGTGAGGGAGGGGGACATGAAGTTCACAGGAGCAGACAGGTTTCCGAACACCTAATCTTGCAAACAATACTCATTACTATTTtttatgctgcctgcctcttgctccTCTTGCCCCTATTTACTCCATGGTGGTAAGTGTCAGTTCAGACACTTGACAAGGGgctgtttgcctgccacctgccagctGAAAGGGGTCTTGGGACCAGCATGGCTTAAAACCTCTTTACAACCCCTTTATTCTAGTTTTTGCCTATAGTGGAAGAAGGGATATCCAAGTGGTTACTGCCACCCTACGCTAAAGCCAATGCTAATGGGTGTTGCTTCTCCATTGATGCTGCATACCTAGATGCCCTGTTTTATTTCCTCCACTGATATCCTTTACACAGTGAATATACTGAGCAAAACATATGATCTCTCCTCTTTATCCTTGGTGGCTGATGCTGGCATTGGATTTGTGGTAGATGGTGGACCTGAggaataattatttattatttaacattttttatataacgAGTTTCTAGAGAtaaaatcactaagcacttcggtttacagacaacagatGAAATGACTGACGagagtcttacaaagaacaggagatAAGAACTGGGATATAAACAATAAATTCGTAATGACTTAAAATCCTTAAGTAACAGAGTTAGTATAAATTGGTAGTCAATACataatgccaggggcatcacttATGCAATCCACCTGTGCTGTCTgctcttcaccacatcctcagttTTATGTATTTACCCATCACTGAATTGCAGATTAAAATGCTATTATCTATACTCCAAATCTTTCTTCAGCTAatagctcttcaatatcttctgattagGAAATCCCATACAAGAACCTTCCTAGGAAAATACTGCCTTCATTGCCTCAGCAGTAGTAACTAAAGAAGAGCACACTTCTGATTTTAGTCATTGCATTTTTTCTAACCCTGTTGTCCTGCTACTGTCAGTATTGGAtggctctcccaccttttccctcttctctaaaagaaaagggagaagaaCAGACTGTGGTGGCACATTCTCGCCAAATTTCAATTTCTGCTGCCTTGAGCTACcttccttttctgccattctaGACTTGAAAAAGATCCTTTTCAATGAGGTGCAAGTTTGTCTTTTTTATTGTTGACACTGAAAAATCTTCCAAAATTTCCTTGACTCCCTTTTCCTTATGGAACTTGTTTAAGATAGTGCACTGCCTACTCTGGTTTGGAtcctataaataattttaatttattggtACCATACCTATAACCCCACTAACAGTACCACTTTACTGTATGTGTGAAGAACTGtctgtttgtctctctctctctctgtcacacatataCTCACACTCACACTTAATACAGtatatgtgtgctgtgctgtgctgcttgcagtgTTGTACAAGAGTGCAGACAGATTCAACAAACAAAAGAACTGATAAACACCAACCAAAAACTGGCAGTCTAGTAACACTCTTTGGTATAGTAACACTCTTTGGTCTCTTAGTGTGCACATTGCTCACATCATTAAGTCcagacaaagtaaaaaaaaaaacaattactaACACTGCTTCAACACTCCACAGTATCTCCCACCATGATGCTAcccaatgaaaagaaaaatctaaatcaGCAGCAACTTCTACTGATTATGTTTCTCCAGCACAGTAATTGAGACCACTTCAGCACAGAGAAGATTATAAGCGACCTTTTACCAGTGAAAATAAGTCCAAAAGGTTTAGACTTTTGAAAAACTATGAAAGACCTTCTAAGCAGTTATCCTTTACTGATCAAAGTTAAAGAGGAATACAGACTACTTCTTGCACATGACTAGATTTTATGGTGAGAGAAATTCAGCGTCACTTAATTATTCCAGATAGCTGTGATAGGctgattagaaaaatgcttcactgtcATTTGTTTTGTATATTGTTTCCTGCCAATATACCCTGACTCATTTCTGACAAGATAGTGAGCTCATATAGGGAAGGGCATGTTGCTTGAGTTAATAGTTGTAATTTTTCTCAGCATTAAACCATAGATTTTCATGGATCATAGAAATGAATTGGAaacaaacaaatagaatgttTAATTTGTGGGAGCCTTCCAATTATTTTGTGTACTCACAAGTGAAACAAATAAGATCtcatttgttacattttattcattcatctaaatgaatgcatatccctttTCTCTAATTTCTTATCATATCCTCATAGATCAAATCTACAGTGTATGATCCATTCAGGAAGACAATATATATTGGTATGATGTGTATGTTATGGAAAAAATATTCAACATGCCTATTCAACAATACTGATATTGTAGCCTGGTGATTAGACAACAAGAGCTTAACCCAGATCCAAATCTCTCTGCAACCATTCAATCTATGTTTTCAAGCAAATCTCTACCTGATAGGTAATTTGTAAAACTTCatacaaattaataaaataaattaacacaTTTCAAGTCTTGCATGTTCAGTTGCCACTATTGGGCCTAGGTCCGTGAACTGTGATTAATATTCTGTACAGAGAAGTACAAGAGCTGGATTAGTTTCCTTGGGCTTGTCTCTAAAGTTGTCTTCTCATTCCCAAAGTGTTGAGCCGAGTACTTCATATATAGTAACACTAACAAAAAAAGCTCTCAAAAGAGCTACATTCTGATTTCAGTTGCAGAAGGTCATATCATTAATTGACCTTTACTTATCAGGAAATATGGAAGATAACATTAAAAATACTGAGGATCAATTTTGGTTGACTAAAAGGAGCCACAAGTGTAGATGTGTGAAGAGAGGTCAAGTCTGAAGGGTCTTTGAGAAGATTTTGAGAAGAGAAAAACATTTATCTTGCGGTAAATGATATAAAGTGAAAAATCCACTCAGTTATTTGTTTCTGTTAAAGTGAATCATTGCTAGCACCCGGGAACGGATCTGTTTGGTTTTCACACCATAGACTAAGGGATTGAAAATGGGAGGCACAAGGAGGTAAAGATTGGACACAATTACATGAACATAAAGAGGAATGCTGTGACCAAAACTATGCGTTACAGATGTAAAGAGAGCAAGGATGTAAAACGTTAGAATGACAAAAATGTGAGAACCACAGGTGCTGAAGGCTTTCATGCGTGCAGCCCAGGTTGGAAGCCTGAAGATCACCCTCAGAATCATGACATAAGACAAGacagtaaatgtcacatcaaACCCCACAACCAAATTGGAGACAGTCCCTCCATACACAGTGTTGATAAATGTGTCTGCACAGGCAAGTTTGGCCACCATTCCATGCCCACAGTAGGAAAACATGATAACCTTATTGGAACAGAATGGAAGCCTCTTCACAAGAAAGCAAAATGGTATAGAAATTAGCACACCTCTAATTAATATCAGCAGTCCTATCCTCATTACGACTGGATTGGATAGAACATTTGAGTGTCTCAAAGGGTTGCAGATTGCCACATAGCGATCGAAGGCCATAGCCAAGATCACTCCTGATTCTATGATGAAGAAACAGTGGACAAAAAACAGCTGGATCAGGCAGGCATCAAAATAGATTTCATTGGAATGGAACCAAAACAGGGCCAGCATTTTAGGTGTTACAGAAGTAGATAACACCAGATCAGTGACAGCCAGCATGGAAAGGAAGTAATACATGGGCTCATGGAGGCTCCTCTCAGTTTTTATAATGTATAGAATAATGCAGTTTCCAATACAAGCCATGATGTACATCCCACAGAATGGGATAGAGATCCAGATGTGCGCAGCTTCCAGCCCTGGGATTCCGATGAGGATGAATACCGATGGCTGTCTGTGACTGCCATTCACAGATGACATGATGTCCAGCTGCCTTCAGTTTCCTGTGCGGTATCAGCTCACTTTTATCCCCTGGAAATAAGAAATGTGTGATAGAGGTAAGAAATAAACATGAATATGTGAAATCCTGTGTCTTGCTCACTGTAAGCATGTGACTTACAGTCCCTCTCTGTCTCTGGGTTTCATTTTGCTTCTGCTCATGAATGCCACCGCAAGCTGGACTTTATCTTAACACAGATTTAGGTAAACTGCACTTTTTTAACTGTTGCTGGAAAGCACTCAGACAGCTAATCCACAAAATACTGgcagagaaaaataaattgtTCAAGGATCAGCCAGCAGCTCTCCCTACCAGTTCATGTATTTCAGCTACTCAGGCCCTCCTGTTACCTCCCATGCTTCtatagttagtagggatgtgaatcgtttttgaacgattaaaatcatcgtcagataattttaaaatcgtcttaaatcgttagatgcacgatacaatacaaatgcccccgatttatcgtcaggggcatttgtattgtatcgttaaatagggcacgggaattatttgggggagggcgggaaaaccggcacaccaaaacaacccctaaacccaccccgaccctttaaaaccaattccttaccctcccccaccctcccgaacccccccaaaatgttaaattacctggtggtccagtagggggggaggggggggtcccggcgagatctcccgctctcgggccatcagcgccattttggctgccactaattaaaatggagctgatggcccgataaaaaaaaacaacccacccgaccctttaattcgaccccccttagcctcccccaccctcccgaccctttttttttagggaggcccgcgccactaaaaaaaacaacccacccgaccctttaaatcaaccccaccctcccgacccccccaaaaccttttaaaattacctggtggtccaggggtgcctcggggagagatccaagggggcctcggggagaggagagatccaggggggcctcggggagagatttcccattcccaggcatcaactgttctaaaaaaaaatggcgccgatgcccctttgcccttaccatgtgacagggtatccgtgccattggccggcccctgtcacatggtaggagcactggatagccggcaccatctttactcatcagcccctatatatagagtatagtataataggggctgataggtaaagatggccggcgccatctttaaagatggtgccggccatccagtgaaGTGTGACAGTGATTGTGGGGATGGTGTTGATGTATGAAGTGTAGGTGGGAAAGTTTGAAGTAAGCTTGGATATTTTGTTATTAAAGAAGAGGGCAAGGTCGTCATATTTGCTTTTAGAGTTGGTATCTGCGCTTGGAGAGTGGGAGGTTTTGGTAAGTTTAGCTCTGAGGGAAAACAGGGCCTTGGCGTTGTATTGGAAATCGTGAATTTTGAGGGCGTAGAACTCACGTTTTTTTTAGGTATGGCAATCCTGCATGTATGCATGGAGGATCTGTAGGAGGCGAGCAGAGAGGGTGAGGGAtgtttacgccattttctttctttgtttcttaattcacatttaagtttttttaattcGGGTGAGTACCATGCTTTATTGTTGCTGAGTGAGAGATTAATTATTTTTGTAGTAAGTGGGCAGATTTTGTCAGCTATGTTTTTGGTGATAGAGAACCATGAGGAGAATGCGGAATCGGGTTTGGTTAGGTCAACTTTGTTGGTGATGTCGGTACAGGTGGAGATTAGGTCCTCTCTGGTGCATTGTTTATGCAATTGTaaggtgtgtttgtgtgggggtggAGTGAGTGTTGGTTTCTTAATAGAGAGGGTGGTATATTTATAAAAgtgtggtcggaccaggggactggggagcaggagggaatttcagcAGTGAGGATGCCTGAGTTTGTGAAAATAAGGTCtaaggtgtgacctgctttgtgggtagggtgATTTATGATTTGTGTGAAACCCATGGCATCTAGGGAGGAGAGAAATGCTTCACAAGAGGGAGTTTGAGGGTGGGTAtctatgtggaggttgaaatcactGAGAATGATAGTGGGAATGTCAAGGTCTAAATTATCTGCTAaaaattcaataaggggggaggcATTACTTTGGAGGAAACCAGGGTGGGTGTATATAAGGCATAACTGTAGTTGTGGTGATCTAAAAAggccaatctatttatttatttatttatttatttatt
This sequence is a window from Rhinatrema bivittatum chromosome 5, aRhiBiv1.1, whole genome shotgun sequence. Protein-coding genes within it:
- the LOC115091472 gene encoding olfactory receptor 52R1-like; protein product: MSSVNGSHRQPSVFILIGIPGLEAAHIWISIPFCGMYIMACIGNCIILYIIKTERSLHEPMYYFLSMLAVTDLVLSTSVTPKMLALFWFHSNEIYFDACLIQLFFVHCFFIIESGVILAMAFDRYVAICNPLRHSNVLSNPVVMRIGLLILIRGVLISIPFCFLVKRLPFCSNKVIMFSYCGHGMVAKLACADTFINTVYGGTVSNLVVGFDVTFTVLSYVMILRVIFRLPTWAARMKAFSTCGSHIFVILTFYILALFTSVTHSFGHSIPLYVHVIVSNLYLLVPPIFNPLVYGVKTKQIRSRVLAMIHFNRNK